One window from the genome of Elaeis guineensis isolate ETL-2024a chromosome 5, EG11, whole genome shotgun sequence encodes:
- the LOC105044871 gene encoding putative F-box/kelch-repeat protein At1g12870 isoform X2 encodes METITMKRKSLPEDIVMLILAQLPVKSIMRFRCVSKQWHSLLCFSYFRDLHRSIQDAKGNRHFLISLSHDSLDLCLHAISEDNDNKRPTLVGWITSVAGGHRARLAAPPCEGLVCLSVDEQQSVIVIVCLSVARWSASLVPPRTAGRFSTVPSWLWGLIQLPKSTSWCGSSPPRTQTPNCRQGSKTRSARSTHWDLPAGGRWERSPTS; translated from the coding sequence ATGGAGACAATAACGATGAAGAGAAAGTCCCTTCCCGAAGACATAGTCATGCTCATACTAGCGCAACTCCCCGTGAAGTCCATCATGCGCTTCCGGTGCGTCTCGAAGCAGTGGCACTCCCTCCTCTGCTTCTCGTATTTCCGCGACCTCCACCGCTCCATTCAGGATGCCAAAGGGAACCGTCACTTCCTTATTAGCCTCAGCCATGACAGCCTTGACCTCTGCCTCCATGCCATCTCCGAGGACAACGACAACAAGCGGCCAACGTTGGTTGGCTGGATAACTAGCGTCGCCGGAGGTCATAGGGCCCGCCTCGCCGCTCCACCATGCGAAGGACTCGTATGCCTCTCCGTCGACGAGCAGCAGTCCGTGATCGTGATCGTATGCCTCTCCGTCGCGAGGTGGTCTGCATCCCTGGTGCCACCCCGCACCGCAGGAAGATTTTCGACGGTCCCATCCTGGCTCTGGGGTTTGATTCAGTTACCAAAGAGCACAAGCTGGTGCGGGTCTTCACCCCCCAGGACCCAGACTCCCAACTGCCGCCAAGGTTCAAAAACGAGGAGTGCGAGGTCTACACACTGGGATCTGCCGGCTGGAGGCCGTTGGGAGAGATCCCCTACCTCTTAA
- the LOC105044871 gene encoding putative F-box/kelch-repeat protein At1g12870 isoform X1, producing MERRKNLKELIRCCSEMETITMKRKSLPEDIVMLILAQLPVKSIMRFRCVSKQWHSLLCFSYFRDLHRSIQDAKGNRHFLISLSHDSLDLCLHAISEDNDNKRPTLVGWITSVAGGHRARLAAPPCEGLVCLSVDEQQSVIVIVCLSVARWSASLVPPRTAGRFSTVPSWLWGLIQLPKSTSWCGSSPPRTQTPNCRQGSKTRSARSTHWDLPAGGRWERSPTS from the exons ATGGAAAGACGGAAAAATTTGAAAG AGCTAATTAGGTGTTGCAGCGAGATGGAGACAATAACGATGAAGAGAAAGTCCCTTCCCGAAGACATAGTCATGCTCATACTAGCGCAACTCCCCGTGAAGTCCATCATGCGCTTCCGGTGCGTCTCGAAGCAGTGGCACTCCCTCCTCTGCTTCTCGTATTTCCGCGACCTCCACCGCTCCATTCAGGATGCCAAAGGGAACCGTCACTTCCTTATTAGCCTCAGCCATGACAGCCTTGACCTCTGCCTCCATGCCATCTCCGAGGACAACGACAACAAGCGGCCAACGTTGGTTGGCTGGATAACTAGCGTCGCCGGAGGTCATAGGGCCCGCCTCGCCGCTCCACCATGCGAAGGACTCGTATGCCTCTCCGTCGACGAGCAGCAGTCCGTGATCGTGATCGTATGCCTCTCCGTCGCGAGGTGGTCTGCATCCCTGGTGCCACCCCGCACCGCAGGAAGATTTTCGACGGTCCCATCCTGGCTCTGGGGTTTGATTCAGTTACCAAAGAGCACAAGCTGGTGCGGGTCTTCACCCCCCAGGACCCAGACTCCCAACTGCCGCCAAGGTTCAAAAACGAGGAGTGCGAGGTCTACACACTGGGATCTGCCGGCTGGAGGCCGTTGGGAGAGATCCCCTACCTCTTAA